The DNA sequence GGCAGACTCGTTGCAAATAGTCTCTCCTCCAAACTGCACCGAACGACAGCGGTCAGAACTGCGGCGATGACGGCTCCGTGTTGACAAAGTACGTGGTCAGCTCCCCTTTGCCCTTGACGTTGATGAGCCCCCGCCGTGTGATGCCGTAGCCCACGCTCTGGACCACCTGGGCCGTCTCCTCTGTCACCTGGATGCAGAGACGGACGCGGACGTGGTCAAGCGGGGAAGGAGACGAGTTCGTGGCGACTCACTGACCTGTATCCTGTCCAACACGCCTGTGCTGTCCATCCTGCTCGCCACGTTGACAGAGTTCCCCCAGATGTCGTATTGCGGTTTATGAGCGCCGATGACTCCGGCAATGACCGGGCCCTGGTTTATGCCTGCAAATGTACATTAACAATCAATTCCTTCattgaagaacaacaacaacaaaaacacgcgTTCAATAGCGCTCACGCCTCCTGACCCAACCCATTCAAAAATGTACAAGTGAACGTCAACGTCGTCGTCACTGCCGTTTGAATTACGGGCTCACCGATTCGCAGTTTGAAGCTGTTGAAGGAGTGCGTGTTGATGAGCTCCAGTTTGCCCATGAGCGCAATGGCAAACTCCACCACGGAGCGCACGTGACTGTAGGACATGTCACATTTCTGCAGGGGGAGCCAGAGATCAGGTTCCGAAGGAGTCGCGAAAAAGTCAGAAGTACAGTGCGCCCCCTGTATATTGCGGTTGACCTTTTGTGTCCCAGCCGTGTTGCAGATTTTTTgagaccgttttttttttaaaataggacTTTACAGTGTACGCACAGGTAAGTCGGAATTTGGAGTTGTGCCCCGTGCGTGTGgtaccacattgtgccacaacatgcccgGCAGCAAAGAGCGCTACTGGATGcagatgcagcgtaattaagagaAGAAGTTGGTCGTGTGAGTAAGGCTCCAATGTTAcgttttggttgaacattttggtttgtAAAGATACAATGTTAAATTCTCTTTTTGCTGTATGTGACGCTGCCCTCTGTGTGCGTTAAAGTCgaagttgtttgaaggtttataatcaGCGTAACgtcgatgctaatttccattcgCCCacctatggtgttttgcattacatATTGGCAcaaagctagtggacttttgtacagtatatgatttgGTTGAATATTTGGATGTTTTAAGATACAATTTGAAAACCGCTTTTGATTTATGTCAGTTTTCCAGATCTTCACCTATCCCGGGTGGATCTGGAACGTGTCTCCCCTGCGATAAACGGATGTCCACTGTAAAACCTTTGTCGGGGACGTAGTCCTAACGCTTTTTGACGTGTATACCTTCCTGTCATCCCGTGATTGCGTCAGCCCCGCAGCCGCCATGTACGTACTGCCGATGGTCTTGATCTTCTCCACTGAAGAAAATTTGGGCTTCGATAAAAGCTAAGCAACAGAGTTATAACGCAAGGAGGTgaggcgaaaaaaaaaaatcaggcttGGAAAAACCTTCAGATGCCACGACTCGCTCGCACCTCGTCAAAGTCGGCTATGATCTCGTTGAGGAAACGTAAACACTCCAGACCATCCCTGTTGGCGCTGCTCTCGGTGTAGAACTCCTTAAATTGAGGCACGGAGGCGAACATGATGCACACGCACTCATACGACTGGCTGTACAGGTCCTGAAACCAAACACAGACCATCAGATTTCTGCAGCAAGTCTCGTTTAACGATATCGCGACGATTCACAACAGAAATGATCTCACGGCGCGCCACGAAGCAGGACAGACCGACTGAGAAACCGAGGGAGGGACGAAAGAACAATGGGCACGACAACAGCTGGAACATTCTCAAGATGGCTGCACCAGAACCAACAGAAGAACTTTACCTGGTTGCGGACAGTTTTGCCGATGAAGAAGGAGGCCACGTGAAGGGGCAGAACGTTCTGGAGGAGAAGTTTGTTGACATTCTCCACCGTCTCCATCTCCTCTTGTTCCAGTTTAAAACAATGTTCCAACAGGAAGTCCACGCGGCAGCCCAGCTCGTCCTGACGGGATTGATTGGttgaactttttatttattttacagtgcaaaaaaaaaaaaaaaaaacaagaacatgaaatatctgcAATATAAATACTGAAACACCATCGACTACCTGAAAACGTATGTAGATCATGTGACTTTACCATTACCGAAGATGCATTGCCCATCAAGAATTGATcaagtatacaaaaaaaaaaaataaaataaaaaaaaaaaggatgttaaatgggaatcagcacacgcacgcacagaccTGTCTTGCCAGAATGATGCAGACAAAATAAAAGATGACCAGCCAAACACCGGACATGATCTGAGGGTCCTTCAGCACACCGGGCCTGGGAGGAGCAACACAGACTGAAATGAGTCAGAGCGTGACATTCAGAGGTCAAAGGGCACCTGCGTACCTcgggctctctctctctctctctctctctctctctctctcacacacatcaTCACGTCATCAGCGTCAGAGGAAGACGCTCACTCACTTGCTGGCGTTGCCGTACAGCAGGCTGATGAGGCAGGACGACCGACTGGCGTACACGTGGAGGAAGAGGGCCAAGTAAACCACCACGGCCAGCGTGAGGAGCAGAGCCTTCACCGACAAACATATCCTGACGAAGACGATGACTCCCAGCATGGCCAGCAGGCAGCAGTACAGGTAGTACTGGACGCACGTACGGAAAGACACTCCGATGGCTTGCCATATTTGGAACCACAAGGACTTTGGACATGTTTAACGTTGATTGTTAACTCACAGGCACAGTGTAGAGTTTGAGACCCTCCAGCGCGCTCCTGTCGCTAACCTCCGTGCAGTTGTTTCCTGGGATGAAGACCTAAAGGGGGTACGGTCAAAGAAGGGAGTAATCGCGAAAGGTGAGAATGATTGGAATATGACCTGATcttcctttgtgtattttaaaaggATTGCAAGAAGCGCTCACAAAGTTGAGGATGGCCATGAGCAGCGTGATGAGCAAACTCAGACAGACGATGAACAGACGCAAGGCCGCCCTCATGGAGACGCCGCGAGACAGTCCCAAGATCCAGTTGATGCGCGGTGGTACCTTGGAATGCCATttctttaccaaaaaaaaaaaaatgaaatgaaatgatatgTTCGATACTTGTGCATTTTGGAGAGTGTGGCCAAGCCCACCTGCAAGTAGCCACAGAACGCAATGGACAAAAGAAGCACCAGCACAGGGAAGGTGGCGCTGTAGGACACGGCCAATTCAAAATTCCTGGCCGGGACGCAAACGCATTTGTAAGACAGATGACGGAAATCATAAGAACGGCAACAACATGGGCGCCGCTCACTTGTCCGAGACGAGCATCTGGACGGCAAAAAGGGTGACGAAGACCAAAGCCAGGCAGCTCATGGACTGGTGCACGCCCTTCACCTCTGACAGTCGGAACTGGAAACGCAGACACGCcaacaaacatttgaaacaatcaGCGCCGCGGTGCCACGGCGGGCTCACTTCCTGTTGGACGAGTGACGCCACCTGCTTCTCCAGGCGCGCGTCGTTGAACAGCAACGTCAGACAGTTGAGCCTCTTGCCTCTCCTCCTGGCGAACACGCACAAACACGTGAGAGGAACAGGCAAGCGGACATTCGAAAAAACATCGAACTTACCCTGCCGTGTCCAGCGTGTCCAGCGAGCCCCTCACGCAGTTATCTACGACCAAGCTGAGACACAAAAAGCAGAAATTCAATGGACGCTCCTGGCGAGGAACATTGTAATCACGCTTTATTGTGATTCGTGGATTTGACTGCATTGACACTTTTGGAGCAGCAACTTCACTTGTTTCAATTTGAGCGTGAAATTGGTCTGAGCATGAAAGCCCTCAATGGAGCAGCATACCAGGAGGAGGTGTTCTGACAAGGTGGTCTTTCCTGAAGCAACGACAGACATTTTTACagtcagttattattattattattattattatggatgTGTTTGCCAAGTGTACGTACAGCAGTCGACTGCTGCTGGTTCAATTCGACCGCATTCATCGTCACGGGGCGCCGGTCGTGATGATTGCTGAGCTCGGCGAAGGGCCGGATGTTCTGCCACGACTGAAGGTACTGAGACATGCGCATGGACGCCCGCTGCCTGTTCTCAGCAGTGCCGAGAAGGTTTGCCTGGAGAGGACGGATTCGCACGTTTACACATTTGCGTCCCCAACGCAGTACGCCGCACCAATGCCCACCGTTTGGGATCTTTTGAGCGGGCTGTCGGAGTGGTTGGGGTCCAGCACCAAGTAGGTCCGTCTTCCTCGAAGAAGGGGATCCCGACTCCCCCCGTCGCCATCCTCCACTTGGTACGCTCCGTTCAAGTGTCGCAGAGTCTCCTCGGTGATGTGAACTCTCCTTGTCGAAAGGAAATCACGCAAATGGTTGAGTTTCGGAGCAGAAAGGCCGAGACGCAACGAAATTCGTTTCACTGCGCTCACCCGGGAACGCCTCCGGACTCCATGTGATTGGCTAGCGTAACGTCATGTGACCACACGTCGTATTGCCATTTTTGCAAGCCGATCACGCCGGAGAGGACGTTACCCGTGTGAACGCCAACGCGCACGCTGATCTCCACGTCCGTGGCCTCTCGCAGTTTActaaaagggaagaaaaagcGTCgtccagtggtgccttgacttacaagttgcatttgtttctgtggccaagctcgtaactcaatgcACTGGTACATccaatcaatttgaaataaattgaaataccAATCATCTGTTCCAAAAACTATCACCATTTTTGGTGTTAGGGTTAgcttttaatgaagaaaaatagcactgtattgtaattaaagaaagaaaaaaaacaaaaaaacatagcaCATAAAGTAAGGAAATTTGTGTTTGGGGTACCTCAAGctcaaaacaactgcaaattaaTCTGTTTGTTATTGGCGGTGAAGATTTGGCAATTTTCTTTCATGGCCGCAAACGCATGCTCCATGCAAATGTGGCACCAGTCAAAGATTGccaagaaacatttttacaacaacacaaaaaagtgACTGAACAACCACAAATGTCCTTAGTGTTTGTGCCATGTTTAgtcaaaaaatcaaaaatcaaaaataaactggttttatgaagtgtgaTTTAGCCAAAAGTCACACCCATGTCACAGAGAAAACATTCATCGGTTGATGGCGGACATTAAAAGTAAGTGTGGCCGAGTCAGGAGCCCGCAGAGGAAGTTGCACAGCACACCTCTGTGCAGTAATCCTATCGCATGCAAATGAGCTAACCTGATAGCGGCGcacatgtccaggcccatctgaaCGCAGTTGCTGGCGTGCGTCGGGATCGGGTCGGGCAGACCCGACACGCAGTAGTAGCAGTCGCCCAAGATCTTGATGCGAAGACACCCGTTCTTCTGCAGACGGCGACAAAGCGTGCAGCGAATGTGACGGCGCTCCGCCTTACCCGCAAAATGCCGGACCGGACATGTCGGTACCTTGGCGATGTCGTCGAACCTGCCAAAGAGCTTGTTGAGAACGGCGACGAGCTCCTCCGGTGTGCAGCTACTGGCCAACTTTGTGAAGCCCACAATGTCCGCGTAGAGAATGCTAAGCAAACACACCGGCTT is a window from the Phycodurus eques isolate BA_2022a chromosome 23, UOR_Pequ_1.1, whole genome shotgun sequence genome containing:
- the LOC133397904 gene encoding adenylate cyclase type 4-like isoform X1 — its product is MTPLNVCHEERVRRADERRRIQEKMRPDERAAAASQVDGAGRSGIDVLELGNIADLADVEGLRGSQSGLSQSPVSAHPPESLPVDSLLSGTAASDAADAVSPSPNLDFSSDSDCASAAFAGDSSELSGRSAEKTDRVSAVDVFEGTAERGQAKHRTASEPTKKAKNGSPPKDDDHEQERGSPPSRRSVTEDVSCCFRSVHRGCLQCVEETPAMLSGLLLSLAFCVAIIVLIPSTGRNIDVHVGALSVVCVVLSLSAGLLVCLPWLATVRRCAGALALFVWGTLYVTAIVFIFTGGPVTTWEQVAFFLFLSLSVYTVLPLSLAWAFMVGIWTSVTHIIVISVYVPVTSPETPDLVVQLVANGMLFLCVNCIGVFHLWTTEHDLRVSNQKREEFSAIRSQKEIRKYQQERLLLSVLPRYIAMELKTEVIKRLTKPKSDQEKAHNFHSLYIRQHKDVSILYADIVGFTKLASSCTPEELVAVLNKLFGRFDDIAKKNGCLRIKILGDCYYCVSGLPDPIPTHASNCVQMGLDMCAAISKLREATDVEISVRVGVHTGNVLSGVIGLQKWQYDVWSHDVTLANHMESGGVPGRVHITEETLRHLNGAYQVEDGDGGSRDPLLRGRRTYLVLDPNHSDSPLKRSQTANLLGTAENRQRASMRMSQYLQSWQNIRPFAELSNHHDRRPVTMNAVELNQQQSTAERPPCQNTSSCLVVDNCVRGSLDTLDTAGRRGKRLNCLTLLFNDARLEKQFRLSEVKGVHQSMSCLALVFVTLFAVQMLVSDKNFELAVSYSATFPVLVLLLSIAFCGYLQKWHSKVPPRINWILGLSRGVSMRAALRLFIVCLSLLITLLMAILNFVFIPGNNCTEVSDRSALEGLKLYTVPYYLYCCLLAMLGVIVFVRICLSVKALLLTLAVVVYLALFLHVYASRSSCLISLLYGNASKPGVLKDPQIMSGVWLVIFYFVCIILARQDELGCRVDFLLEHCFKLEQEEMETVENVNKLLLQNVLPLHVASFFIGKTVRNQDLYSQSYECVCIMFASVPQFKEFYTESSANRDGLECLRFLNEIIADFDELLSKPKFSSVEKIKTIGSTYMAAAGLTQSRDDRKKCDMSYSHVRSVVEFAIALMGKLELINTHSFNSFKLRIGINQGPVIAGVIGAHKPQYDIWGNSVNVASRMDSTGVLDRIQVTEETAQVVQSVGYGITRRGLINVKGKGELTTYFVNTEPSSPQF
- the LOC133397904 gene encoding adenylate cyclase type 4-like isoform X2, with the protein product MRPDERAAAASQVDGAGRSGIDVLELGNIADLADVEGLRGSQSGLSQSPVSAHPPESLPVDSLLSGTAASDAADAVSPSPNLDFSSDSDCASAAFAGDSSELSGRSAEKTDRVSAVDVFEGTAERGQAKHRTASEPTKKAKNGSPPKDDDHEQERGSPPSRRSVTEDVSCCFRSVHRGCLQCVEETPAMLSGLLLSLAFCVAIIVLIPSTGRNIDVHVGALSVVCVVLSLSAGLLVCLPWLATVRRCAGALALFVWGTLYVTAIVFIFTGGPVTTWEQVAFFLFLSLSVYTVLPLSLAWAFMVGIWTSVTHIIVISVYVPVTSPETPDLVVQLVANGMLFLCVNCIGVFHLWTTEHDLRVSNQKREEFSAIRSQKEIRKYQQERLLLSVLPRYIAMELKTEVIKRLTKPKSDQEKAHNFHSLYIRQHKDVSILYADIVGFTKLASSCTPEELVAVLNKLFGRFDDIAKKNGCLRIKILGDCYYCVSGLPDPIPTHASNCVQMGLDMCAAISKLREATDVEISVRVGVHTGNVLSGVIGLQKWQYDVWSHDVTLANHMESGGVPGRVHITEETLRHLNGAYQVEDGDGGSRDPLLRGRRTYLVLDPNHSDSPLKRSQTANLLGTAENRQRASMRMSQYLQSWQNIRPFAELSNHHDRRPVTMNAVELNQQQSTAERPPCQNTSSCLVVDNCVRGSLDTLDTAGRRGKRLNCLTLLFNDARLEKQFRLSEVKGVHQSMSCLALVFVTLFAVQMLVSDKNFELAVSYSATFPVLVLLLSIAFCGYLQKWHSKVPPRINWILGLSRGVSMRAALRLFIVCLSLLITLLMAILNFVFIPGNNCTEVSDRSALEGLKLYTVPYYLYCCLLAMLGVIVFVRICLSVKALLLTLAVVVYLALFLHVYASRSSCLISLLYGNASKPGVLKDPQIMSGVWLVIFYFVCIILARQDELGCRVDFLLEHCFKLEQEEMETVENVNKLLLQNVLPLHVASFFIGKTVRNQDLYSQSYECVCIMFASVPQFKEFYTESSANRDGLECLRFLNEIIADFDELLSKPKFSSVEKIKTIGSTYMAAAGLTQSRDDRKKCDMSYSHVRSVVEFAIALMGKLELINTHSFNSFKLRIGINQGPVIAGVIGAHKPQYDIWGNSVNVASRMDSTGVLDRIQVTEETAQVVQSVGYGITRRGLINVKGKGELTTYFVNTEPSSPQF